One Acaryochloris thomasi RCC1774 genomic window, GGCCACCACTAATAGGACGCTAAAAGCTACTGCATACAGGAGTCCAAGAGCGATCCAACATCCTTTTTGCTCTTTCATAATCTGTGATCGATGCCTTGTTTATCTCAGCGTGCCCTCATTGCCTGACGTAGGCCCCAGGTCATCCGTTAAAGACTGAAACCGTGTTGAGAGACTGTCAACACGTATAACTTTGATGAAATGCAAAAGCTATACAGAAAGAAAACACATCGCATACCTGCACTTGGGGCATTCTATAAGTAGACATATTTGTCTTTTCATCTATCTGGGGAACACCACAGCTATGCTCTGACATTGGTTCTGTCAGGGCATTTTTTTTATTCACAATAGAGAACTCTACTTATCTTGGCTAGAGAAGCTGAACCCGGCAGTATGCTGACGCTGAGCGATAAAACCTTTGAACTTCAGCCGTTTCATTTCCACACTCCCAGTGAGCATACGGTAGAAGATGAGACTTTCCCGATGGTGGTTTATTTGGTTCACCAGAGCGCTGAGGGGAGGCTGGCTGTGCTGGGGGTGTTCTTGAAAGAGGGCTAAGTCAATGGGGATTTACAGCCGATTTGGGATGCAATGCCCGCTCGAAAGCAGCTAGAAATATTGCTACTTCGGGTCTCTTACCACGCCGCCCTGTTCAGAAGTTGTACAGTGGGTGGTTTTTCAAGAAGCGCTAGAAATTTCCCAAGCTCAGATTGACCCATTCAAGCAAAGCTTTCCGCTCAAGGCTCGGCCGGTGCAGCCTTTAAACCGGCAATTCTTACTGGAAGAGGTGCCCTAAAC contains:
- a CDS encoding carbonic anhydrase family protein, with protein sequence MAREAEPGSMLTLSDKTFELQPFHFHTPSEHTVEDETFPMVVYLVHQSAEGRLAVLGVFLKEG